The following coding sequences lie in one Alosa alosa isolate M-15738 ecotype Scorff River chromosome 21, AALO_Geno_1.1, whole genome shotgun sequence genomic window:
- the LOC125286111 gene encoding cysteine-rich and transmembrane domain-containing protein 1-like: protein MNFEQPPPYPGPGPTAPGYPAQGYPPHGYPPQGYPVNMEQPNTGFPPQNPAYPNYPAGPGGPYPGPGQPPYQGYPQQQPFGWQNAPPAGPMYEEGPKNTVYVVEDRRRDDSADTCLTACWTALCCCCLWDMLT, encoded by the exons ATGAATTTTGAACAACCACCTCCATACCCTGGGCCAGGTCCCACAGCGCCCGGCTATCCTGCTCAGGGATACCCGCCACACGGATACCCTCCACAGGGCTACCCTGTCAACATGGAACAGCCCAACACAGGCTTCCCTCCTCAAAACCCAGCGTATCCAAACTACCCTGCTGGACCGGGTGGGCCTTACCCAGGACCTGGTCAGCCACCCTATCAAGGATATCCACAACAACAACCATTTGGATGGCAAAATGCTCCACCAGCTGGCCCAATGTACGAGGAAGGGCCTAAGAACACAG tGTATGTGGTGGAGGACAGGAGACGTGATGACTCTGCGGACACGTGTCTGACTGCATGCTGGACTgcactctgctgctgctgtctatGGGACATGCTAACATAA
- the eif4ebp3l gene encoding eukaryotic translation initiation factor 4E-binding protein 3-like isoform X2 translates to MSTTQSKSCPIPTRVLQLKDWSQLPDCYSQTPGGTLFSTTPGGTRIIYDRKFLLDCRNSPIARTPPCCLPQIPGVTMPSLHPLSKLQDLKEELEEEKDLADDSQFEMDM, encoded by the exons ATGTCGACCACACAAAGCAAAAGCTGCCCCATTCCTACCCGTGTCTTGCAACTGAAGGATTGGTCCCAGTTGCCCGATTGCTACAGCCAGACGCCCGGAGGGACCCTCTTCTCCACCACCCCTGGAG GTACACGCATCATATATGACAGGAAGTTCTTGCTCGACTGCAGAAACTCTCCAATTGCTCGCACCCCGCCATGCTGCCTGCCTCAAATTCCAGGAGTAACCATGCCCTCCCTGCACCCTCTCTCCAAACTCCAGGATCTCAAAGAAGagttggaggaggagaaggatctGGCAG ATGACAGCCAGTTTGAGATGGATATGTGA
- the eif4ebp3l gene encoding eukaryotic translation initiation factor 4E-binding protein 3-like isoform X1: MSTTQSKSCPIPTRVLQLKDWSQLPDCYSQTPGGTLFSTTPGGTRIIYDRKFLLDCRNSPIARTPPCCLPQIPGVTMPSLHPLSKLQDLKEELEEEKDLAEDDSQFEMDM, from the exons ATGTCGACCACACAAAGCAAAAGCTGCCCCATTCCTACCCGTGTCTTGCAACTGAAGGATTGGTCCCAGTTGCCCGATTGCTACAGCCAGACGCCCGGAGGGACCCTCTTCTCCACCACCCCTGGAG GTACACGCATCATATATGACAGGAAGTTCTTGCTCGACTGCAGAAACTCTCCAATTGCTCGCACCCCGCCATGCTGCCTGCCTCAAATTCCAGGAGTAACCATGCCCTCCCTGCACCCTCTCTCCAAACTCCAGGATCTCAAAGAAGagttggaggaggagaaggatctGGCAG AAGATGACAGCCAGTTTGAGATGGATATGTGA